A window of Miscanthus floridulus cultivar M001 chromosome 12, ASM1932011v1, whole genome shotgun sequence genomic DNA:
tcctcctcacctccatagattaggaacacatctttagtccttctcaagtacttaagaatgtttttaacaagtgtccagtgactctctcctggatcagcttggtacctgctcgcaacacttagagcatatgagacatctgggcgagtacatatcatggcatacatgatggaaccaactgccgaggcgtatggaaccttactcatgtGCTTTCGATCATCAGCTGTCGAAGGACACTGTTTatcgctaaagcgcataccatgtgacataggcaagaaccctttcttggactgttcAATGTTGAATCatttcaacaccttgtcaatgtacgtatcttggcttaatcctataatcctcttcgatctatctctatagatcttgatgcccaaaatgtatgttgcttctcctaaatccttcatagaaaaattattattCAGTGAAGTCTTTATGGATTAcaacataggaatgtcattcccaatcaataatatgtcatccacatacaagatcagaaatacaacagcgctcccactttccttcttgtaaacacaaggttcttcttcattctgacagaagccaaaccctttgatcacttcatcaaaatgaatgttccaactctgagatgcttgctttaacccataaatggatttctgaagcTTGCAATTTTTTCtagcattgtttggatcaacaaaaccttcgggctatatcatatacacgtcctcatccaaatttccatttagaaaggctattttaacatccatctgccatatctcataatcgaaataagcagctattgctagaatgatctggatagatttaagcatcgctaccAGTGAGAAAGTCTCgtcgtagtcaattccttgaacttgccgaaaaccctttgcaacaagtcgagctttatagatgtgaacgtttccatccatatcctttttctttttatagatccatttgcactctatgggtctaaccccatcaggcaggtcaaccaagttccaaacttgattgtttcccatggaatctatctcggatctcatggcactttgccatttcttAGAATCTAGGTCCAACATTGCTTCCGCATAAGTCACAGGTTCGTCATCAtctaacaataacaaatccccaTGCAACTCATGGATTCTTGCTGACCTTTGTGGTTGTGGTGGTGTTTCCATTACCATgggtatctcaacttgttctgctacattagcatcactcgtagagtccttcctaactggctcatcttgaacttcttcaaaatACACCTTCTATCCACTTTTCTCTCTgttgagaaactctttctctaagaaaacactgttctgagcaacaaacactttgccctctgatcggttgtagaagtaataccctaaagtttccttcagatatcccacgaaaaagcatttgtctgatttgggtgttagtttatctgtcataagtcgtttgacataaacttcacaaccccaaattttcaGACAAGACAAACTAGGACTCTTACTAGTCCACATTtcatgtggtgtcttaactacggacttagatggtaccctattcaatgtgaaagcggtcgtttctagagcgtatccccaaaatgataacggtaggtctgattggctcatcatagaccgaaccatgtccaacaaagtctGATTATGTCGCTCGGACATGCCATTTCTCTGAGGCATTCTAGGTGGCGTAAGCTGTGGAACAATTccgcaactctttagatgattgctaaactcgtggctcaaatattcgccttcatgatcagatcgcaaagccttaattttctggccacgttgattctctacttcactctaaaactccttgaacttttcaaatgtctcagacttatgtcttattaagtagacatagccatatctactaaaaTCATCGgtgaaggttatgaagtattggaatccACCTCTTGTTGTCGTACTCATTGGTCCGCacacatcagtatgtatgagttccagcaagtctatcgccctctcaggaaaacctgtgaagggcgtcttggtcatcttgcctagcaggcaagcctcacatgtctcgtatgattcaaaatcaaacgaagttaaaagcccatcagaatggagcctcttcatgcgattctcacttatatgacctaaacaacaatgccacatataggtaggacttaactcattaagccaaggctttttagcacttatattatagataggagcatcttcaagatttaaaataaataacccattcacaatggatgcagaagccacaaacatgccacttttagagatcacacaaccattgtctttactcgcaaatgaataaccatccttcatcaaacatgaaggtgacacaatgttttgacttaaactaggaacaaaataataattattcaactccataataaatcctgaTGGGAGATGGAGTTGCATCGTCCCGACGTTCAAcgcagcaactcttgcattattgcccacgcagaaatcaacttctcccttttccacacttctacttcttatcattccctgcatcgtattgcaaatatgagcaaccaatccggtatcaaatacccaagaattaatataagaattagcaaggaaaatgtttgtaacataaacaacaagtgtacaagctgCGGGAGTACCTTTACTGCCTCGATTCTTTATGGATTCTAGGTATAGCTTGCAGTTCCTCTTCTAGTGACCTCTCCCACgacaatgaaagcactcagcATCAGCAGTTGGTCCCGCCTTGGGCGcaggtgggtttggcttagagatctcatctttagccttgccctttttcatcttccaagaattgcccttcttaaatttaggcttgttttggaccgccatcacatggctactgccagcacctttcttgatATCAGGCTCTGTtgttttaagcatgccacataattcattcaagcccttctccgCCCCATGCATATTGTAGTTTGTGACGAAATTTCCATAGCTAGGCGGAAGAGACGCGagaataaaatcagtagctaattcagggccaattaggaagcccagcttctccaacctctgagtgtaaccaaccattttgatcacatgtggcccaactgTTGCGCCCTCTGCTAGCCTGGTttcagcaaaagcctttgagacattgaacctttcagtcctGGCTTGAGTCTAGAACATATCATTGAGCGCCATGATCATATCGTGCActgcatggttattgtcaaactgcaactgcagatctagttctatacaagcaagcataaggcaactcacttcaagatcagcatcacatgctCTCTTGTAAGCATTTTTCTCTGCAGCAGGTGCATTATCAGCAGGCTCTTCTGgtaatggggtgtctagaatttcttcctttttcttagccctgagaacaattcttaggttgcggatccaatccgcatagttagttccattcaacttatctttctcaagaattgaacgcaaagtaaatggttgattgctaggagccatttatctacaacaaaagtaatgcaaaatactaagacaatgtatccaagacagagtaaacaatattaaacctttaatagaatctactcccactaagatcaatatccctctcttgaaacttagtgattcaagaaccacaactaacaagtctactagtgagctttagcatcaccgctagaagacatggtagattggtaagcaactctctgctaatcatatcacatatgactcttgttgttgggtagcatctctatgctttggtgcccaactactcatgctccaaggtccctaaccgttaggatgaccttgtccaagtaaccaacccttctgctgtaagtattcgatacgaacctgtctagtcaaggaaaaccagtggcaccctaatttcatagacccaccaccgattgtacaagacacatgacagtgcaaggtttggggaaacattttaacttaaacattgccgagggatcgttctacttcaccatcgcatgtagacaaaaacattatcgcacgtgaaagtagaacatagtaagaacgacattaacacagatatgacatggtataacccattgttcctttggggatctccatctccaacgaactgttcctcatgatccatgtatgccatccttcagtgatgagtccaccaagactagctatcactaacACAAAGCAGTGAAGAAAATTACATAGTCGCGGATAGGAACATCACAGTTTGGCACGTAGGCCATTACATCAAATTGACAATATCTTTGTGGTTCTagccatattgtcatactcacgacatgcaagccatgaattaattacatacatgcatcacatacacataagggctataccagtcaTAAATTCCAGCAAAACAGAGTTAACCGATTTCGACGTCTAATCTTAAAACACCAAAAACACCATCTTCCCAGCCgtttttcgcaaatctaattctAGCGAAATCGTTGAAGGGGTGAGAATCGGATGTAAAAAATTTttctctacaatttttgtttagagttcgtctcaatccgaggtcgtatgcaaaagttatggtTGTTTTACCAAACAACACTTTTTCTTGCACCCCCGCGCCCCgcagtagatccaatctatcaccgttgcgcatcacatgcgctcggcacttgacctaggtttgattcgatcaatctgattgatctgcatcttgccatgactggatttacatgtatcacttaactcggatggcggaattccgaccgatacgagtagatcgttacaagaccaacacggtaaaatcacgaaccatgatcagagactcatctacaaccGCGCATATCTCCATACGCACTCATCCGAACCTATAACAACGCAGTAaccgctctgataccactgtagggttatgaggatgttacactagccggaaaacaaaaaatgcgacctcataaaccaggatctactgctagttatagatcatgggattaccactagatgcgcaggtgcagcggaagcgactcgatgtagtcgaacgTATCGTAGTAGTGCCGTGCAGTTGCAAGGTCATCCGTACGTCCGTCCCCTTcgtgcggttcgtccttgtgctccaaatgtagcacctccgaggtatccacacgtacagggaggaagcgtcgcgcctccggactgctaggtctgcgaggagcagcaggtgcgggcgtaggatgggcggcgATGGCTGCCATAAAGGTGTGGATCCCTAGCCCCgttgcccaccccacttatttataggcgtccctaatgagctcccgagttggaggcccattagtaaccctaagccttgtctaactcggatccaatccgaattaggcttccagccccttaagcgtgcgaccctatgggttcacacacacatagacatggcccgagtactcttACTCGGCCATTaattgatagcggcctctagcaaggcatgtcaactcctttgcgtatgcaaagatcatatcaaacgaaccaccacaaaaccacatacttgttattcccttgcctcacgatatttggtccaactcataggttaacacttaacccaagcacggccatgcatttcttgatctaatcattagagtgatccagtgatatctctctcatatagagaggggcaaatttcTTCTTGATTGtctgtctcatagcatgtttcccgacaaacccgaaaaaccacctttataactaccctgttacggagtagcgtttgatagtccctgagtaggtcatttcacatcttgaatacatacaacaatctcagatctaaggacataacgtacatgatgtgaatagagataataacaacgTCTCACGTTGGGttagtccagccccatgtcatacatgtgcccacattattagtttgacatctccatgtctatgacttatgaaacatagtcatcaactaataatgtgctgatccattattcatgtgtgtcctcacacgaactctgaccagggacaacattagaataaccatacaagtaaaagagtttcacaaacaattcacataattgctaatcgatacaggttgtctttaatggaaattcaatgaactcataatatatcatggatacaaggcaatataatcatctctatgattatctctagggcatactcccaacaataTATGCTATAATTAGGCCTTGTTTTTTGCTATATCTTTTCAGAATTCCAAAAATAAAAACTTGTTATTCCCCTTTTTGGTTATATGTAATTAGACAATATGCTATCTTACTTTCTTCCATAGGAGTATGTTTCTTCACTGCCATACACATTTAGGTGCTCTATATGGTATTACCTGAATATTTATTTTCGCGTGCATTATTATAATTAAATATTTTAATTACTTTTGGCTACTACTTAGGTGAAGATGGACTTAATGTCAATACATCAAACAAATATACATTGATAGTAACATggtaattttcttttttttacagGCTTTCATTGGCAAACAGAAACTATGAAATAATTGAAACACCAGCAAACATTGAGTacacaaagccatatttggggAAGTTGCAGAATAGTGTTTGTTTTGGAATAGTTCATGATCATCAACTAAAGATTTGGATTCTGAATGAATCATGTGGTCAAATGGAGTGGCTTCTGAAGTATGAAGCTAAGGTTGGGCACTATGCTCGCTATGTAGAATCAATTCCTTATGATCATTACAGTGGTAGACAACAAGGTGGATCTTGGATTGTTGAAGAAAATAATGATACACACAACACGGACCAAAATGTTGAATCTCAATCAAAAGAGAGTTACGAGTGGGACTCTGACAATGATGATACATTTACTGTTGACATTGAAAGGCAGGAAGACTCCGATGTCAAAGATCTGGACATTATGGGATTCCATCCTTACAAGGAAGTTGTCTTTATGGTTGAACCGTTTGGAGTTGTTGCCTATCACTTGAATAGCACCAAGATTCAATGTCTGGGAAACTCATGCCCAAAACGTCACTATCATCAGCATTTCTATGGTTTATATTAGTCATTCCTTTACACTCCATGTATGATTGGGGATCTCCTTCATGGCGACCAAACTGGCTAGAGCTCATCTAGAAGATTAATACTTAACTTGGAGTTGAGCAAACGAGCAATTATTGTAGTGTTCTTAGGTCAATTTTGTTCACTATGGATACTATGCACTATATTATATGCCTATTAGTATTCAAATGATCCAGATTTTCTTTTGTTTATTTGGCTGCTATGTTTTCCAGCATTATTTTTCATTTCAAAATTTTGCTACATCATAATATGACTGTATAGGCTTGCACTGTACTGTTGCTATCAGAATAGTAGGAACATAAAAGCTGGGTGCTGAAATATATTTATCGGAATTATGGTGTGCAAGTTGCAGTTTCGTAGTTCACACACCGTGCCATTTGCTTTCTTGTTGGCAAATCCATGGGTGTTGTTCGGTTGCTGGTCAACAGCTAGTGACTATCTCTCATGCCTACTCTTGAAGTTGTTTCCAAAATTTCATGCCGCCACATTTTCAGAAAGCCAAtcatcaagatcaagatcatatAAATCATCATACATTCTCAAGGTTCATGGTATCGCTTAACAGGGAGCTGAGTTCCATGACCGTAAAGTATTAGTGATTGCTAAGGGCCACTTACTCGGTATTGCCTCTTTTGGTGGTGGGTTACAGAGATGAGGTGAGAATTAGCATGTAGCATCAGCAATTGGCGGGCCTCCATAAGCTCTGAAGTAAGGCCGTACCTTCAAACACTTCGGTAGTCCACATACAGACCTGGTAAGCAGAGGACAACAATCCGGTAGAATATTCTACAGGTTAATTAAGGTCCTAACTCCATAATTGCGGTGTCAGGTATTCTAGTTCATTGAACAATGCAAACCTGTTTTGACATACAGGTAGCTTATGGTGATTAATGCCTGAAAAACCAGGAAAATGCAAAGTTATGATGTTGCATGTCATCCCACAAGGCCACAAGTAATAAGTGGAagtgtggaactgtcagatttgATACAGATTATATTACTACAAATGGATTCAGTAATGAAATAGCAGGACAATACTGAGTACAGATCATTTATTTACACTCTTTTAATGTAATGTCATGGCTCCATCGAACAAACTGGACAAGATGGATTTGAATGCCAACATATATGATCAAAACACAAAACAACCAAGAATTGGTTCTGATTTTTTTTTGGTTGCCATACCAACAATTTATATTCTAATGTCCCTCCATCATAGCGAACGATTTTGATTCTTCACCTCAAACGGCCAGGGTAATGAATGGAGATGTAGTGTTATATTCATCACCTAAGCAGAAGTGGATTCAGTAACCAAATTACACAATGAAACTGTATTCAGACCATCTAGCTAATGAAACACCCCTGCCCGCTGCTACCAACAATCTGGTCATAATTCATTCATATGGCAACATACAGGGGTGAAACGAAATCTGAGAATTGCCCTGGAATGTAATGTCAGAACCTTTTTTTCTTCATCTCTCCAACGGACTGTAATTAATGTCATCAGAACTAGAACAAACCAAAGCAGCAACTACTGGCTGTGATTTTTCACCTCAAGCAGGCTTTCAGCCTAAGAGATGCAGACCCAGACGCCAAGGACGATGAGCGCGGTGCCGAGGACTGCGGGCGCCGGCCGGACGCGCTCGCCgagggccgcggcggcggcggccgtggcggcgaAGGTGACGGCGTTGGTGACGGGGACGGCCACGGAGATGGGCGCGGCGCCGAGGAGCGCGAAGAAGGCTGCGGACGCGCACAGGTTGGCGGCGAACGGCGCCGAGTACTGCCACGTCAGGAGCAAGGCCGCCCACCGGCGGAAGACGTTGCCGGAGGGGTAGGAGGCACGGGCGCGGCGGTCCCAGACGAGCGCGCCCCGCCGCATGAGCGCGTTCGTGGCGCCCCACACCAGACCCACCGCCACCATGCTCGCAGCGTCGCCGCGACCCGTCGCCATGGCCAGCGCACGGCGGGCCTGAACAGCTAGGCGGTGTGGTGGATCTGAGAGAATAGAGGAGCCGAGACTCGTCAAGTGGCCTCAAGAGCGGACTGAGGTCCGGTGCTATCgtaagtttttattttttttatttttgggcGCTACTGTAAGTTTGTAAGCCTTCCGTAGTGTATGCTCTCTGTGTAACTCAAGGACATCCCACAGTATACATATAGGAGAGTAGTCCATAGGTATTTGTATTTAGGAAAAAGTTTAAATTACTCCACTCAAGTTTAGCATATGTACAGATTACTCTCTAAATTTATATTTGGTCCAACttactccctccaactatttCAGTTGATCTAGTTTACCCTTAACATGATTTGTGTAACTCAAGGACATCCTACAATATAGATAGAAAAGTAGTCCATAAGTATTTGTATTTAGGATGATGCTTGAATTCTTATCAGAGCCAtgtatgatatttagattagaaaaCCATTTATTTCATATACGcttcttgttttgcattgagtttagtcaaactTTATTGATGCCTTATAAAAGGTTTGTCATACTCTTAAAattaagatcatgtacacaccacccatatatgcactattcctacactggggatAGGCGCAACCATATTCTAACTAGTTCCACCAAAAAATGTTtgactcctacactgggagtaaacaccaagAATATCCTATAGGATTttcatcaaataaatgctccaagttcttgttattATCTCTCAAAAGTTCTGTTGTAGAAAAAAAGACATagagctatgcaaaagttattcataaaaaaaaggagagaattgaaaaaaatagacaagtgttcGAGTTatcaaaacaatgggtacttagatgtctgcctgaaaaaaggagaacaaagagatgaataagatagcctctACCCTCTAGTAattattttcaagtttcaaatgagAGATATGTCTTCAAAGAGCGTAGTAGAATTTGGTTAGCCACCACAtgcatccacacacatgcacatcttgatttgattgtatgacttaactctctttggatctattgtttgactttacaatatatgtattacaagtatgctcttGTATGTTTTATCCCTACCTATAAACTCCACGTAAGGTTTAGATATAGAAAAGGAAAGGCATGACATTGCTATTGCCTTGGTAACAAATGAAACTAGAGGAACAATTGAGATGCAAAAGGTTCTTTCTAGTACTGGATGATAT
This region includes:
- the LOC136498085 gene encoding uncharacterized protein, coding for MATGRGDAASMVAVGLVWGATNALMRRGALVWDRRARASYPSGNVFRRWAALLLTWQYSAPFAANLCASAAFFALLGAAPISVAVPVTNAVTFAATAAAAAALGERVRPAPAVLGTALIVLGVWVCIS